One genomic segment of Oncorhynchus mykiss isolate Arlee unplaced genomic scaffold, USDA_OmykA_1.1 un_scaffold_432, whole genome shotgun sequence includes these proteins:
- the LOC118956950 gene encoding histone H1, whose protein sequence is MAEVAPAPAAAAPAKAPKKKAAAKPKKAGPSVGELIVKAVSASKERSGVSLAALKKSLAAGGYDVEKNNSRVKIAVKSLVTKGTLVQTKGTGASGSFKLNKKAVEAKKPAKKAAAPKAKKVAAKKPAAAKKPKKVAAKKAVAAKKSPKKAKKPATPKKAAKSPKKVKKPAAAAKKAAKSPKKATKAAKPKAAKPKAAKAKKAAPKKK, encoded by the coding sequence ATGGCAGAAGTCGCACCAGCACCCGCCGCCGCCGCGCCGGCCAAGGCACCCAAGAAGAAGGCAGCAGCCAAGCCCAAGAAAGCGGGACCCAGCGTAGGCGAGCTCATCGTCAAGGCGGTGTCCGCCTCCAAGGAGAGGAGCGGCGTGTCCCTGGCCGCGCTCAAGAAGTCTCTGGCGGCAGGCGGCTACGACGTGGAGAAGAACAACTCCCGTGTCAAGATCGCCGTCAAGAGCCTCGTCACCAAGGGCACCCTGGTCCAGACTAAGGGCACCGGTGCTTCCGGCTCCTTCAAGCTCAACAAGAAGGCCGTCGAGGCAAAGAAGCCCGCCAAGAAAGCCGCAGCCCCCAAAGCTAAGAAGGTGGCCGCCAAGAAGCCCGCCGCCGCCAAGAAGCCCAAGAAGGTAGCAGCCAAGAAGGCCGTGGCCGCAAAGAAGTCCCCCAAGAAGGCCAAGAAGCCCGCTACACCCAAAAAGGCCGCCAAGAGCCCAAAGAAGGTGAAGAAGCCCGCCGCAGCGGCCAAGAAAGCGGCCAAGAGCCCCAAGAAGGCTACCAAGGCAGCGAAGCCCAAAGCCGCCAAGCCCAAGGCGGCCAAGGCCAAGAAGGCAGCCCCCAAGAAGAAGTAA
- the LOC118956954 gene encoding histone H2B — protein sequence MPEPAKSAPKKGSKKAVTKTAGKGGKKRRKSRKESYAIYVYKVLKQVHPDTGISSKAMGIMNSFVNDIFERIAGESSRLAHYNKRSTITSREIQTAVRLLLPGELAKHAVSEGTKAVTKYTSSK from the coding sequence ATGCCCGAGCCAGCAAAGTCCGCGCCCAAGAAGGGCTCCAAGAAAGCCGTCACCAAGACCGCAGGGAAAGGCGGCAAGAAACGCCGAAAGTCGAGGAAGGAGAGCTACGCCATTTACGTGTACAAAGTCCTGAAGCAGGTCCACCCCGATACCGGCATCTCCTCCAAGGCCATGGGAATCATGAACTCGTTCGTGAACGACATCTTCGAGCGTATCGCCGGAGAGTCGTCTCGCCTGGCCCACTACAACAAGCGTTCCACCATCACCTCCAGGGAGATCCAGACCGCAGTGCGCCTGCTGCTCCCCGGAGAGCTGGCCAAGCACGCAGTGTCCGAGGGCACCAAGGCCGTGACCAAGTACACCAGCTCCAAGTAA